The DNA region GGGCGCCGAGGACCTCGGCGAAGGTCGTCGTATCGGGGTTGCTCACGCGGCGAGGATAGGTGCGGTGGTGGCGGCGGGTCGGCGCGCCCCATTCGGACTGGCGCGGATCCGGCCCGGATCCGCGCCGATCCGAATGGGGCGCGCTCGACCGTGACCCGCCGGATAGGGTGCGGCGCATGACGAGCCCCGAGGCGACCAGCGAGCAGACCGGATCGGCGCACTCGGCAGGGATCGAGGGATTCTGGGCGGTGGTGCCCGCCGGCGGTGCCGGCACCCGGCTCTGGCCGCTCTCCCGCTCGGGTGCTCCGAAGTTCCTGCACGACCTGACCGGCTCCGGCCGCACCCTGCTGCAGCAGACGCGGGATCGGCTGGCGCCGTTGGCCGGCGACCGGGTGATGGTGGTGACCGGACAGGCCCACCAGGACGCCGTACGAGAGCAGCTGCCCGAGATCGCCGTCGACAACGTGCTGGCCGAGCCGTCGCCGCGGGACTCGATGGCCGCGATCGGCTGGGCCGCCGCGGTGCTGGAGCGGCAGGGGGCCGAGGTGATGGGGTCCTTCGCGGCCGACCACGTGATCTCGGACGACTCGGCCTTCTCGGCGGCGGTCCGCTCGGCGGTCCAGGCCGCCCGCGGCGGGTGGCTGGCCACCATCGGCATCGAGCCGACCTTCGCCTCCGCCGCGTTCGGCTACGTCCGCCACGGCGACCCGCTGCCCGGGCTCGACGGTGTCCGCAGCGTGATCGGCTTCGTCGAGAAGCCCTCCGTCCAGGTCGCCAGCACCTACCTGGCCTCCGGCGACTACCGCTGGAACGCCGGGATGTTCGTGGTGCGGCCCGGTGTCCTGCTCGACCTGCTCGCCGAGCAGGACCCGCGCTTCGCGCTCGCGCTGCGCGAGCTGGCCGCCGAGCCGGACAGCCTCGCCGAGCGGTGGCCGTCGCTGCCGAAGATCGCGATCGACCACGCGGTGGCCGAGCCGGCCGCGGCCGACGGTCGGGTGGCCACGGTGCCGGGCGGCTTCGGGTGGGACGACGTCGGTGACTTCGACTCGCTGGCCGGGCTGCTCGGCGAGCGCGCCGCGCTCACCGTCCTGGGGGAGGAGTCCCGGGTCCGGTCCAGCGACGCCACCGGACTCGTGGTGACCGGCAGCGACCGTCTGGTCGCGGTCGTCGGGATCGACGACGTCGTGGTGGTCGACACCGAGGACGCGCTGCTGGTCACCACCCGGGAGCGGGCGCAGGAGGTCAAGGCGATCGTCGCGGCCCTCGAGGCCGAGGGACGCGACGACCTCACCTGATCCGCACCGGGTCCACGCGAGGCCCGGCCACCGGCCCAGGTACGACGCGAGGCCGGCCCCGGGCGCCCCGGGACCGGCCTCGTCGTGCGTGAGTGGCCGGCGTCAGCCCATGTTGGCGCCGCCGATGGGCTCCGGCGCGTCGGTGAACGGGTAGTCGAGCATGAACTGCTCGAGCGCCTCGCCGCTCGGCTCGGAGCAGTACTGCCAGACACCGAGCTGCTCGTCCTCGTTCTCGCCGCCCTTGGCGGTCCAGTGCGTCATCGCGATGTGCTGGCCGTCGGGGAACGCCTCACCGTCGTCGGAGGTCCAGGGGGCCGCGATGAACGAGTAGCGGTTGTTGGTGTCGTTGACGTCCAGGGTCGCGGCGATGCCCTTCACCTGGGCGAGCATGTCGCTGTCGTCCGCGACGGTCTCGTCGTACCAGAGGATGGTGAAGCCGTGCTCGAGGTTGTGCACCAGCGCCTCGAGCTCGGGCCGGTTGTCGGCGGTGTAGTAGCGCTGGTCGATGGAGACCGGGGCGACGCCGCCGCCGACGTTCCAGTGCGCGCCGAAGGCGGGGGGTGCGTACTCGTACTCGACCTGCACGCCCTCGTCGACGTGGTCCTGGTTGCCCTCGGCGTCCCGGGTGATGACGTCCTGGCAGACCGAGGCCGAGGCGCCGATCTCGCTCAGCTCCTTGTCCTTGTACTGCTGGCGCTGGACCCAGGAGCTCACCGGGTTGTAGGCGGCGGCGCCGATGATCAGCAGAGCGACGACGACGCAGGCGATCACGATCACCCGTCCCTGGCGCTTCTCGGACTTGCGCTGGGAACGCCGGATGTCGTCGATGACCTTCTGACGGTCCGACTTGGCGGACTTGGGGTCTTGGCCACGGGCGGGGTACCTCGGATGTTCGGTCGACTGATCGATCACGGTCAGCGATCGGCTGCGGGACGCGGTGAGTCTACGGAGTGCCCGGACGGAGGCGGATCTCGGTATCGCCAGGCGTGCCGTCGCGGCCCGCAGCGGGGTCCTCCGCGCGCCAGCCGTGGGCGAAGGCGAGGATCTCCACCGCGACCCGCCGGGTGGCCGGGCAGCGCACCTGGTCCTCGGCCAGCGCGGTGCCGGGGACACCGGCACGGGCGAGAGCGGTGACCAGGTCGCCGAGCGGCGCCGCAGCGCCGAACGGCCCCTGCGTGGCAGGGTCGCCGACCACCGCGGTGACCACCGCCTCGCGGGCGCCGAGCCCGAACATGTCGCCGCCCTCGGCGCGGACCAGGGCAGCGGCGCCGGTGCCGTCCTCGCCAGGCGGGAGGACCAGGTCGGCGCGGCCCCGGACCAGTGCGCACGGCCGCGCGGCGAGCTTGCCCTGGGCCAGCTCCGCGGCGCCGGCGATCTCGTCGGCGACCGCCGGTGCGGTCACCACCAGCGGGTTGCCGTGGGCGTCCACGCGGCCCTCGAACGACTCCAGCACCCGGAGGCCGGCGGCGCCGATCGCGATGTCGGTCTGACCCTCGCGCCAGGCTCGGCCGGCGGTGTCGGTGACGACGACGCCCACGTTGACGCCGCGCCGCTCGGCGACGGCGGCCCGCAGCGCCCGGGCCGAGGCGTCGGGGTCGAGGGGCAGCAGCACCACCGAGCCGCCGGCCACGTTGGAGGCGTCGATCCCGGCAGCGGCCATGGTCAGGCCGAGCCGGTTGCGCACGATCCGGGTGGGGCCGCGGCGCGCCACGTCGCGCACCGTCTCGGCGTCGATCCAGTCGTCCCGCTCGCCACGGACCACCCGGCCCTCGGCCTTGCTCACCACCTTGCTGGTCACCACCAGCACGTCGCCGTCGACCAGGTCGGCCATCAGGTCGAGGAGCAGGCCGGCCAGGTCGTCGCCGGCGGCCACCTCGGGCAACCCGTCGGGAGCGAGCACGGTGATCGTGCCGCCGCCGGCGACGGGCGGGGAGGTGCTCACCGCGCACCCGCCAGCTCGATCGCGGCGGCCGCCATCGCGGCGGTCGCGTCGTGGTCGCTCATCATCAGCGGTACGGCGGCGCAGGCGACGCCACCCGCGCGGACCCGCTCCACGTGGTGGGCGTCGCGCTCGTCGACCAACCACCCGTCCAGCACCCCGCCGGCACTGCGCGCGCCGTAGTGCAGGCCGACCCCGGCCGCGCTGACCTCGACGCCGATCGAGGTCAGCATCTGCTCGGCCATCCCGCGCACGTGGTGGTCGCCGACGATCGGGGAGACGCCGACCACCGGGGCCGCGGTCTGCCGGATCGCCTCACGGAGTCCGGGCACGCCGAGGATCGTGCCCACCGAGACCACCGGGTTCGACGGGGGCACCAGCACCAGGTCGGCCTCCGCGATCGCCTCCAGGACGCCCGGGGCCGGGACGGCGTCGGTGAGCCCGACGACGGCGACCGTCTCCGCCGGGACCTCGGCCCGCAACCGGACCCAGTACTCCTGGAAGTGCACCACCCGGCGACCGCTGGGGGAGTCCGGGTCGGCGATCGCGACGTGGGTCTCGACCCGGTCGTCGGTCATCGGGAGCAGCCGGACCCGGTCGCCGTGGGTGGGCGTGATCCAGCGCCGGCACAGCGCCTCGGTGACCGCGGAGAGCGGGTAGCCCGCCTCCACCATCTGGGTGCGGACCAGGTGGGTGGCGATGTCCCGGTCGCCCAGGCCGAACCAGGTCGGCTCGACGCCGTAGGCGGCCAGCTCCTCCTTGGCGCTCCAGGTCTCCGACCGGCGCCCCCAGCCCCGTTCGGGGTCGATCCCGTCACCTAGGGTGTACATCACGGTGTCCAGGTCCGGGCAGACCTTCAGCCCGTGCAGCCACCAGTCGTCGGCGGTGTTGGCGATCACGGTCACCCGCGCGGTGGACGGGACGCCCGGCAGCGCTCCGGTGGTGATGCCGTGCAGCAGGCCCTGCAGGAACTTGGCACCACCCATGCCGCCGGACAGGACGGTCAGGTTCTCCATGGGGCACCACTCTGCACGGTGGCGCTCCGGGGCCGCTCAGCGGGAGCCCCATAGCAGATTCGGGCTTGACCAATCGGGTATGACATGCATGTAATTTCACCATCGTCACTCGTGATCCACGAACCGACCGGCAGGCAACCGGCCGAGGGCACGGAACGCGACATATGGGGGTCGAAAGGGGCGAAACAAGTGAGGGAACTCTTCCTGGTCGAGGCAGAGTCGGACGAGATGGGCTGGCAGGAGCGAGCCCTGTGCGCGCAGACCGATCCCGAGGCGTTCTTCCCTGAGAAGGGTGGATCGACGCGGGAGGCAAAGAAGGTCTGTCTGACGTGCGAGGTGCGGGTCGAGTGCCTGGACGCGGCGCTGCTCAACGATGAGCGGTTCGGCATCTGGGGCGGCCTCTCCGAGCGCGAGCGCCGCAAACTGAAGAAGCGCGCGGTCTGAGCCGCGCTGCGACACTGCCGTAGCCAACGCCACGGCGGTGCTGGTTCGACCGGCCACCCGGTCCGCACGTAGGGTGGCCGGTCGTGTCAGCGCCGATCGAACAAGGTGACCAGGCCGCCGTCGCAGTGCTCCTGGTGAGCCACGACGGAGCGGCGTGGCTGCCGAGCGTCCTGGAGGGGATCCGGACCCAGTCCGCCCCGATCGCGTCGCTGGTGGCGATCGACACCGGGAGCCGTGACGGCTCCGCCGAGCTCATCGAGAACGCCTGCGCCGAGGCCGGTCTCGCGGCCACCGTGGTGCGTGCGCCGATCGGCACGACCTACCCCGAGGCCGTCGAGATGGGCCTGGCCCGCCTCGGTGAGGCGCCGCGGCCGCCGACCTGGGTCTGGCTGCTGCACGACGACTCCCGCCCTGATCCCAGCGCCCTGCAGGCCCTCACCACGGTCGCCGCCCAGCGCCCGGAGGCCGACTTCCTGGGACCCAAGCTGCGCGAGTGGCCCTCCCTGCGCCGCCTGCTCGAGCTGGGAGTCACCATCAGCGGCACCGGCCGACGCGAGACCGGCCTGGAGCGCGGCGAGTACGACCAGGGCCAGCACCCGGACGTCCGTGAGGTCCTGGCCGTCAACTCCGCCGGCATGCTCGCCCGCCGGGAGACCCTCACCGCCGTCGGCGGCTTCGACCCCCACCTGCCGATGTTCGGCAACGACCTCGACCTCGGCTGGCGCGCCGCGGCCGCTGGACACACCACCCTGATCGTCCCGGACGCGGTGGTCTTCCACGCCGAGGCCGCGCACCGCGGCGTCCGCCGCACGGCCCTGACCGGCCGGCACACCCACTTCCAGGAGCGCCGCGCCGCGCTCTACACGCTGCTCGCCAACGTGCGCCCGTTCGCGCTCCCGTTCCAGCTGCTCCGGATCGTCCTCGGCTCGCTGCTGCGGATGCTCGGGTTCCTGGTCGTGCGCTCGGTGGGCGAGGCGCTGGACGAGCTGGCCGCGCTGGTCGCGGTGGTCACCCGACCCGGGGTGGTCCACGCCGCCCGCCGCGAGCGGGCCCGTGTGGTGGCCGCGAACCGCGGGGACGCCGGCCCCGACAAGGACCGGGTACGACGCCTCCTGGCGCCCTGGTGGCTGCCCTACCGTCACGGGTTGGACTTCGTGGGCGACCTGATCGCCGCCGCCACCAACCAGGCCGCCGACGTGGCCGAGCGCCGCCGGGCCGCGGCCGCCGAGCAGAACCCGCAGCAGCCGGTCCGCCGGCCGGCCGACGACGAAGACGAGGAGTACGAGGAGTACGAGGACTCCGGCTTCGTGGTCCGCTTCTTCACCAACCCCGTCGCGGTGACCCTCGCCGTCGTGGTGCTCGCCCTGGTGGTGGGCGCCCGCGACGCGTTCGGCGACATCTCCGGCGGCGCGCTGTCACCGGCGCCGAGCGGACGCGGCACCTGGTGGTCGTTGCACCTGGAGTCGTGGCACGCCCTCGGCTTCGGCACCGCGGTGCCGGCGCCCGGCTACGTGCTGATGCTCGCCGTCCTCGGCAGCGTCTTCGGCCCCGGCTGGACGATGTCCTTCCTGCTGATCACCGCCGGGCCGCTCGCGGTCTGGGGCGCCTGGCGCTTCCTGCGCCTGGTCGGCCGCCTGCTCACCCCGGCCGGCGCGCCGCGCTGGGTGGTCGCCGGCGGCGCGGTCGCCTACGCCGCGGTGCCGTTGGCCGCCGGCGCCTGGGGCAGCGGGCGATGGGGCGTGATCGTCGCGGCGGCCCTGCTGCCATGGATGGCCCACGCCGCCCTCGGCTTCGCCGACCCCGAGCCGGCGCGCCGGTGGCGCGCGGCGTGGCGGTCCGGCCTGGTGCTCGCGGTGCTGACCGCCCTCGCCCCGGTGCTGTGGTGGCTCTTCCTCGCGCTGGCAGTGGTGGTGCTGGTCGCCGCGGCCGTGCTGGTGCGGGCCACGATCGGGCAGCGCTCGGTCTGGGGGCCCCCGCTGGCCGCCCTCGCGGTGCCGCCGGTGGTGCTCGCGCCGTGGTGGCTGCCGGCGATCTGGCACGGCGCCGGCGCCGCGCTCTTCCTCGACATCGGCCGGTGGCCCACGCCGGCCACCGGTGGCTGGAGCCTGCTCGCCGGCCGCTTCGGCGAGTCCGGAGCCCCGCTGTGGATCGGCCTGATCCTGCCCGTGCTCGCCCTCCTCGCGCTGATCCCGCGCGCCAGCCGGATCGGGGTGCTGGTCTGCTGGCTGGTCGCCGCGGTCACCGCCCTCGTCGCGATCCCGCTCGCGACGTCCTCGGTCGACCTGCCCGGACTCGCCTCCCAGCAGCCCGGCCTGGGTGCCGTCCTGCTGCTCCTGCACGGCAGCTGGGTCACCGCGGTGGTGCTCGGCGCGGTCGGGCTCCGCGGCGTCGAGCTCGCCCCCTGGGGCCGGGGCGCGGTCGCGCTGGTCGCGGCGGTGGCGGTCGTCGTACCGGTGGGCGGGGTGGCGTGGTTCGTCGTCGACGGCGGCGAGGAGCTCACCGAGCGCCCGGCGACCGGCGTGCCGGTCTACATGCAGCAGCGCGCCGAGGCGGCCGACCAGGACGGCGTCCTGGTGCTGCGCGGCAGCGTGGACGAGGGCGTCAACTACGAGGTGGTGCGCGGCGACGGCCCCACCGTCGGTGAGGACGAGATCACCGGTCTGACCCCGGAGGATCCCGCGGTGACCGCGGAGATCACCGAGCTGATCACCGACCCGTCGGCGGAGACCGTCGACGCGCTGAACCGGCGCGGCATCGTCTACGTCGTGCTGCCCTCGCCCGCCGACGGCGAGATCGCGTCCCGTCTGGACGCGTCAGGGGGCTCGACCGGGCCAGCACGTCGGACCGTGACACCCAGGCCTGGGAGATGGCACAGGACCCGCCGGCCGACAGCGTGGAGGGTCCGCGCTCGTGGCTGCGGATCCTGCTGCTGGTGGTCCAGTTCACCGCGATCGCGGTGCTCCTCGTGTGGGCCCTGCCGCAGGTGCGAAGGAGCCGCGCATGAACACCTCCGACCAGCGTCCCGGCCGCCGCCGCAACACCGGCCAGCAGCCGGCCGTCACCGAGACCGGCGAGCTCCCCGCCGCCGGTCGCCGTGCCCAGACCGCCCGCCGCGCCCAGGCCGGCCGCCGCCGGTGGGACGTGCTCGCCGTCCTCGCCCTGGTGCTGCCCGCGGTGGTGCTCGGAGCGGTCGCCGTGATCGGCGCCCAGGAGGATCCGGCGCTCGGGATCCACCCGCCCGAGACGCTGCCGCTGACCCAGTCCACCGTGGTGTGCCCCCGGCGATCGACAACGGCGGGCGCGCGACGGACGTGGTGGCCCTGCGGGCACCGGGCTCGGCGGGCGGCGACGTCGCGGTCCGGACCGGGGACCGACGGCTGACCGACGCCGGCACCCGGTCGGTCGGCGACACCCCGGTCACCATCCCCGACAGTGCGGGCTCGGTGGTCCTCGACGCCACCGGAGAGAGCGCCCCCGGCCTGGTCGCCGGCCGTCGCGAGGCGCTCGCGGCACCGACCTGCCGGGCGCTCTCCTACGACGAGTGGTACCTGGGCCTCGGCGCCTCGGCGCGCAACGCCTCGGTGATCACGCTGGTCAACCCCGACGACACCCCCGCGGTCGTGGACATCACCCTCACCGGACCGAACGGACCGGTGGAGGAGGACGCCCTGCGTGACGTGCCGGTGCGGGCCGGCGGCACGGTCCGGCTGGACCTCGCCGAGATCGCGCCCCGCCGCTCCGAGGTCGCGGCGCACGTCGCGGTGACCCGCGGGCGGGTCTCGGCCTCGGTCGCGCACCAGTGGGACCCGCTCGGCGCCGGACGGGTCACCGTCGAGTCGCTCCCGGCGCAGGCCGCGCCGGCCACCGAGGGCCTCCTGCTCGGGGTCGACCCGGACGCCGAACAGGGCTGGCTCCACCTGGCCAACCCCGGCGACGACGAGGCCCGGGTGAGCGTGCGGGTGCTCACCGAGGAGGCGGTGTTCGCGCCCAGCTCCGCCGAGGACGTCGTGGTCCCGCCGCTGAGCAGCCTCCGGGTCCCGCTGCGCTCGCTGGTCGACGCCGAGGCCGCCGACGGGATGCTCGGTCTCGTGGTGGAGTCGAGCTCGCCGGTGGTCAGCTCCGCCCACGGTCTGGTCGACGACGACCTGGTCGCCGTGGGGGCCGCCGAGCTGCTCACCGACCCGAGCGCGGTCGTCGTACCGGAGGGGGAGGCGCGGCTCTACCTCGGCGGCGCCACCGGCACCGGGGTGGTCCGGGTGACCGCCTTCGACAGCGACGGGGAGGAGCTGCTGGACGACGAGCGGGTGGAGATCGCCGCCGACCGTGCCGCCGTCCTCGACCTGCCGGACGGCACCGCGGCCCTCACCCTCGCCACCCGCAACGCCGAGGTCGCCGCCACGGTGCGGGTGGACACCGCGGGCAGCACCCCGGGTGCCACCTACGTCCCGGTCCAGCCGACCGTGCTCGAGTCCGAGGTCCCGGTGGTCCTGCCGCGCTGAGGCCGGTGCAGCCGGGCCGAGCCCCGTCAGTCGTCGTGGTAGCGGGGGTCGACCTCGGCGGCGGGGATGCCGAGCAGCTCGGCGACCTGCTCGACGACCACGGTGAGCACCATCGCCTCGAGCTCGGCCCGGTCCAGGGCACGGTGCTCGATGGGGCGGCGGAAGACGACGAGCCGGGTCGGCTCCCCGCCCCGGCCGCGGATCAGGGACGAGAGCGGCACCCGCCCCTCCTCCCAGTCGTCGGGGAGGTACGGCGACTCCTCCACGGCGTACTCGACCAGTCCGAGCCGTGCCGACCACCGTTCGTCGATCTCGGTGACCACCTCGAGCACGATCCGGTCGAAGAGGTCCCGCGGCGAGCGGAGCAGCGGCGGGTGGGCCGAGAGCGGGCCCGGCAGCACCGCCGGGCCGCGCATGCCGCGGCCGCGCCGGTCCCGACCACGGCGACCGCCGGAGGTCGAGTTCTCCATGATCCGCGAGCCTAGCGGCCGCACGCGCGTGCGAGCGGTACGGTCACCCTCGTGAGTCTCGCCCGGCGCTGTTCCCGCACTGCCTGCGCGCGCTCCGCGGTGGCCACGCTGACCTACGTCTACGCCGACCAGACCGCGGTGCTCGGGCCGCTCTCGACGTACGCGGAGCCCCACGCCTACGACCTCTGCGCGTTCCACTCCGAGCGGCTCTCCGCGCCGCGCGGCTGGGAGGTCGTCCGGCTCGCCCTGGGCAGCCAGCAGAGCGGCCCCAGCGAGGACGACCTGCTGGCCCTGGCCGACGCCGTCCGGGAGGCCGGACGGCCGGCGCCGCTGGTCGAGCCGCCCCGGGAGACGGGCCGCGAGGTGGCCCGCCGCGGGCACCTGCGGATGCTCACCACCGACTGAGTCCGACCATCGGTCGGGTGCCCGCCGCCCGTGCACTAGGGTCCGGTCCATGGCCTCCGCGACCACGTCCGTCGACAACCTCGCCGCCGTGTTCAAGGCGTACGACGTCCGCGGCACCGTCCCCGACCAGCTGGACGAGGAGCTGGCCCGCGCCGCCGGCACCGCCTACGTGGAGGTGCTCGGGGCGAGCGCGGTGGTGGTGGGCTACGACATGCGCCCCAGCTCGCCCGGCCTGGCCGGCGCGTTCGCCGAGGGCGCCACCGCGGCCGGCGCCGACGTCACGATGATCGGCCTGGCCTCCACCGACCAGCTCTACTTCGCCTCGGGCCACCTCGAGCTGCCCGGTGCGATGTTCACCGCCAGCCACAACCCGGCGCAGTACAACGGCATCAAGATGTGTCGTGCCCTCGCCCAGCCGGTCGGCCAGGAGTCGGGACTCGCCGAGATCCGGGACCGGATCGCCACCGGTGCGCCCGCGTCCGGCTCGCGCACCGGGTCGGTCAGCCAGCACGACGTGCTGCAGGCCTACGCCGCGCACCTGCTCAGCCTGGCCCCGGTCGCCGGCCGGCCGCTCAAGGTCGTCGTCGACGCCGGCAACGGGATGGCCGGCCACACCGCGCCGGCCGTCTTCGACCGGCTCGCGGACCAGATCGAGCTGGTGCCGATGTACTTCGAGCTCGACGGCACCTTCCCGAACCACGAGGCGAACCCGATCGAGGCCGAGAACCTGCGCGACCTGCAGCAGCGGGTCGTCGCCGAGGGCGCCGACATCGGTCTGGCCTTCGACGGCGACGCCGACCGCTGCTTCCTGGTCGACGAGCGCGGTCACGCCGTGTCGCCGTCCACCCTGACCGCGCTGATCGCCGACCGCGAGCTGGCCAAGGAGCCGGGCGCGACGGTGATCCACAACCTGATCACCTCCCGGGCGGTGCCCGAGATCGTGGCCGAGCGGGGCGGCACGCCGGTCCGCACCCGCGTGGGCCACTCCTACATCAAGGCCACGATGGCCGAGACCGATGCGGTCTTCGGCGGTGAGCACAGCGGCCACTTCTACTTCCGCGACTTCTGGCGTGCCGACTCCGGCATGCTCGCCGCGCTGCACGCCCTGGCCGCCCTGGCCGGCAGCGACCAGCCGCTCTCGGCCCTGCTGGCCGGCTACGAGCGCTACCCGCTCAGCGGCGAGATCAACTCCACCGTCGCCGACCAGGCCGCCGTGCTCGCCGCCCTCGAGGAGCAGTACGGCGACACCGAGGGCGTCAGCCTCGACCACCTGGACGGGCTCAGCGTGAGCCACGCCGACTGGGCGTTCAACGTCCGGGCCTCCAACACCGAACCCCTACTCCGCCTCAACGTCGAGGGGAAGGACGAGACCACCATGGCCGAGATCCGCGACGAGGTCCTCTCCGTGATCCGGAGCGACCGATGAGCGCCGCCATCGACCCCGAGCTGCTCGCGATCATCGTCTGCCCGGCCTGCCGTGCCGACCTGGCCGTGACCGCCGCCGGCGAGGAGACCGAGCTGGTCTGCACCGGCTGCGGGCTCGCCTACCCGGTCCGCGACGGGATCCCGGTGCTGCTGGTCGACGAGGCCCGCAAGCCCGCCTGAGGACCCTCCCCGCGGCACGGAAGGAACGGTTGCGATGACCTGGTTCGACGAGTCCCGGCTCGACGACGAGTCGGCCCTCGGCGCCGCGGACCTGCGGCTGCGCACCCTGGCCGAGTCCGGCTCCCGGGTACGACGCGAGGTCGGCGCCGCCACCGAGGCGATCGCGGAGGCGGTGGCCCGTGCCAGCGACTCCCGGCCGCGGGCGGTGATCGCGGCCGGCCCGGACTCGCGGCTGCTCCGTGCCGTGCTGGAGCCGGTGTGCCCGGTGCCGTTCGTGGCGTGGCCCAACCCGGGGCTGCCCGGCTGGGCCGGCAGCCTCGACCTGGTCGTCGTACTGGCTCCGGAGGGCGGGGACGAGGGCGCCTCCTCGGCGGTCGCCGAGGCGGCCCGGCGCGGGTGCCAGCTGGTGGTGGCCACGCCGGCGTCCTCCCGGGTCGCCGAGCACGCCGGGTCCCGGTGGACCACCATCCTGCCGACCCAGACCGGCGACCAGCTGGCCACGGCGGTGGCGATGCTCTCCTTCCTGCACCAGGTCGCCCTCGGCCCGGTGGCCAGCCCGGACGCGGTGGCGGAGGCGCTGGACGAGGTGGCGATGTCCTGCGCGCCGCGCCGCGACATCTCGATCAATCCCGGCAAGATGTTGGCGATCGCGCTGGCCGACGCCGACCCGCTGGTGTGGGGCGGCTCGGTGCTGGCGGCCCGGGCGGCGCGCCGGGTGGCCGAGTCCATCCGCCGCTCCTCGGGGCGGGCGGCGCTGGCCGGGGATGCGGAGCACCTGCTGCCGGTGATCGAGGCGGCCCGGGCACACGACCTCTTCGACGACCCGTTCGCCGACGTGGGCGACTCCGACGGCAAGCGGCGTCCGGCGCTCCTCGTGCTCGACGACGGTGCCGAGGACCCGATGGCCCAGGCCCAGCGCACGCGGCTGGAGTCGGCCGCGGCGGAGCGGCAGGTGCGGGTGGAGACGGTGACCGCCGAG from Nocardioides sambongensis includes:
- a CDS encoding DUF3499 domain-containing protein yields the protein MSLARRCSRTACARSAVATLTYVYADQTAVLGPLSTYAEPHAYDLCAFHSERLSAPRGWEVVRLALGSQQSGPSEDDLLALADAVREAGRPAPLVEPPRETGREVARRGHLRMLTTD
- a CDS encoding phosphomannomutase/phosphoglucomutase; this translates as MASATTSVDNLAAVFKAYDVRGTVPDQLDEELARAAGTAYVEVLGASAVVVGYDMRPSSPGLAGAFAEGATAAGADVTMIGLASTDQLYFASGHLELPGAMFTASHNPAQYNGIKMCRALAQPVGQESGLAEIRDRIATGAPASGSRTGSVSQHDVLQAYAAHLLSLAPVAGRPLKVVVDAGNGMAGHTAPAVFDRLADQIELVPMYFELDGTFPNHEANPIEAENLRDLQQRVVAEGADIGLAFDGDADRCFLVDERGHAVSPSTLTALIADRELAKEPGATVIHNLITSRAVPEIVAERGGTPVRTRVGHSYIKATMAETDAVFGGEHSGHFYFRDFWRADSGMLAALHALAALAGSDQPLSALLAGYERYPLSGEINSTVADQAAVLAALEEQYGDTEGVSLDHLDGLSVSHADWAFNVRASNTEPLLRLNVEGKDETTMAEIRDEVLSVIRSDR
- a CDS encoding Trm112 family protein → MSAAIDPELLAIIVCPACRADLAVTAAGEETELVCTGCGLAYPVRDGIPVLLVDEARKPA
- a CDS encoding SIS domain-containing protein, translated to MTWFDESRLDDESALGAADLRLRTLAESGSRVRREVGAATEAIAEAVARASDSRPRAVIAAGPDSRLLRAVLEPVCPVPFVAWPNPGLPGWAGSLDLVVVLAPEGGDEGASSAVAEAARRGCQLVVATPASSRVAEHAGSRWTTILPTQTGDQLATAVAMLSFLHQVALGPVASPDAVAEALDEVAMSCAPRRDISINPGKMLAIALADADPLVWGGSVLAARAARRVAESIRRSSGRAALAGDAEHLLPVIEAARAHDLFDDPFADVGDSDGKRRPALLVLDDGAEDPMAQAQRTRLESAAAERQVRVETVTAEADGDVARYASLLLQGTYAAEYLRLGLVAG